A window of Methylobacterium bullatum genomic DNA:
GGCTCATTGCCGATCGAATGCCCGAACCCCGCGCTCGGGGACGGGTCCTGTCGAGTCGTGTTTCTCGCGACCGTCCGGGAGTTGGGCTGCCAATGGGAGTTTTCGCATGCATCATGATCGCGTGAATGCGGATTGATCAGAGCGAATTCGGTTGCACGATCGAACTCGACGGCGAGATCGAGGCTGTGCTCCAGACCAGCATGGGTCTCGGCTGGTCCGGAATCGGCTTCAGCGACATCATGCTCGGCAGCCAGGGGACGGTGTCCATCGTCCAGCAAGGCATCCACTTCGCCCTGTCGCTGTCGCCGCCGAGTCAGCGCTTCCTCTGGTCGGGCCAGACTTATGATTTTTCGGAGGACAACATCATCGTCCTCGAGCCGGGGGCTGCTGTGGTCGAGAGTTGGACCGGGCCGTTCCGTACGTTAACGCTGAGACTGGCCCCGGAGGCCGTCGAGCGCATCACCGACGCCTCCCTCACCAAGACACAGATTCGGACGCAGTTCGTTCCGTTGCGCTCGCAGATCGCGGTCAGCCATCTATTGCAAGCCGTATCGGCCGACCTGGAGACGGGATGCTCCAGCGGGCCATTGTTGGTGGAAAGCGTATCGGCGACGCTGCTGCAGCTGTTCTCAGGCGGTGAAGCGATTCCCCGCCGCGCCGGCCCCACGCTGTCTTCGGCACAGGCCACGACCCTTCGCGAGCTGATCCTCTCCCGCCTCGCTGAACCGCTGAGCCTGCAACACTTGGCGGACGCCGTCGGCACCAGCGTTGGCCATCTCGTTCGCGCCTTCAAGACATCCTTCGGTGTGACACCCTATCAGTTCATCTTGCGGGAGCGGGTGAACCGGGCGCAGGACCTGATTGCCAGCGGGACGTTGAGCCTGAGCGAGATCGTGCCCCTGGTGGGGTTCAACGATGCGAGCCAGATGTCAAAGACCTTCCGCCGTCTCACGGGACAGCCGCCACGCGCCTTCCTGCG
This region includes:
- the btr_1 gene encoding HTH-type transcriptional activator Btr, which gives rise to MRIDQSEFGCTIELDGEIEAVLQTSMGLGWSGIGFSDIMLGSQGTVSIVQQGIHFALSLSPPSQRFLWSGQTYDFSEDNIIVLEPGAAVVESWTGPFRTLTLRLAPEAVERITDASLTKTQIRTQFVPLRSQIAVSHLLQAVSADLETGCSSGPLLVESVSATLLQLFSGGEAIPRRAGPTLSSAQATTLRELILSRLAEPLSLQHLADAVGTSVGHLVRAFKTSFGVTPYQFILRERVNRAQDLIASGTLSLSEIVPLVGFNDASQMSKTFRRLTGQPPRAFLRRARETRPLGPSDG